The Fimbriimonas ginsengisoli Gsoil 348 genome window below encodes:
- a CDS encoding FAD-binding oxidoreductase, whose amino-acid sequence MKITRSQDLRDRVKGAVYVPGDEGYDGARQGWNLAIVQHPLVVVDAIDAEDVQAAVRFAKNAGLPIGVMTTGHGLPRGCDKGVLILTRQMSSVAVDPKTRIAKIGGGAQFKHVFAVAQPHGLAPLSGSAPHVGVVGYTLGGGFGLMIRKHGLAIDSVRGATIVTPEGELVRATDKENTDLFWAIRGGGGAFGVIVEIEMELVPQPMVYGGATIYPAENVEEIYNAYAKWTADLPEEVSSCIQLMNLPPLPIVPEPLRGKAVININACVCGDLQNAQAHVQPMRELGQPILDMWGEFPYAESARVYNDPIDPLPATGRGVLLTEMTPQMISRLLGAIGPVERSPQVNIQLRHLGGAMARVAHDETPVGCRREAKYLIYFLGVPNPFVPAEAMREHANHVIDAIAPHTLCRGPLNFVGEGDVEAASVRAVFNQPSFERLTSIKRSIDPENRFRFSSVGLA is encoded by the coding sequence ATGAAAATCACTCGGTCGCAGGATCTGCGGGACCGGGTGAAAGGGGCGGTTTACGTGCCCGGAGACGAAGGGTACGACGGGGCGCGGCAAGGATGGAATCTGGCGATTGTCCAGCATCCGCTCGTGGTGGTCGATGCTATAGATGCGGAAGACGTCCAGGCCGCAGTGCGGTTCGCCAAGAATGCCGGATTGCCGATCGGGGTGATGACCACCGGCCACGGATTGCCACGAGGGTGCGACAAGGGAGTGTTGATCCTCACGCGGCAGATGAGCTCCGTAGCCGTCGATCCGAAGACGAGGATCGCGAAGATCGGGGGCGGCGCTCAGTTCAAACACGTCTTCGCGGTCGCGCAGCCGCACGGGCTCGCCCCGCTATCGGGCTCCGCGCCGCATGTCGGGGTGGTGGGATACACGCTGGGCGGCGGCTTCGGCCTTATGATCCGCAAGCACGGACTTGCGATCGACAGCGTCCGCGGCGCCACGATCGTCACTCCCGAAGGGGAGCTCGTTCGGGCAACCGACAAGGAGAACACGGACCTGTTCTGGGCCATCCGAGGCGGAGGGGGAGCGTTTGGCGTGATCGTCGAGATCGAAATGGAGCTGGTTCCACAGCCGATGGTCTACGGCGGCGCCACCATCTATCCGGCTGAGAACGTGGAGGAGATCTACAACGCCTACGCCAAATGGACGGCCGATTTGCCAGAGGAGGTGAGCTCTTGCATTCAGCTCATGAACCTCCCGCCGCTCCCGATCGTCCCCGAGCCGCTTCGCGGAAAGGCGGTGATCAATATTAACGCCTGCGTTTGCGGCGATCTTCAGAACGCCCAGGCACATGTACAGCCGATGCGAGAGCTTGGCCAGCCGATCCTCGATATGTGGGGCGAATTCCCTTACGCGGAGTCCGCCCGAGTCTACAACGACCCGATCGACCCTTTGCCGGCGACCGGCCGGGGCGTGCTTCTAACGGAAATGACGCCGCAGATGATCTCCCGCCTGCTTGGAGCGATTGGTCCGGTGGAGCGTTCTCCACAGGTGAACATCCAGCTTCGGCACCTCGGCGGGGCAATGGCGCGGGTAGCTCACGACGAAACCCCGGTTGGCTGCCGCCGGGAAGCGAAGTACCTGATCTACTTCTTGGGGGTGCCGAATCCGTTCGTCCCTGCGGAAGCGATGAGAGAGCACGCAAACCACGTCATCGATGCGATCGCGCCCCACACACTGTGCCGTGGTCCACTCAACTTTGTGGGAGAGGGGGACGTGGAGGCAGCGTCGGTGCGGGCGGTGTTCAACCAACCATCGTTCGAGCGGTTGACGAGTATCAAGCGGTCTATCGACCCGGAGAACCGGTTCCGATTCAGCAGTGTCGGTCTTGCCTAA
- a CDS encoding glycoside hydrolase family 5 protein — protein sequence MFYGFNFLWMYTWSPDRPPLPADEKALDFLVHNGFNFVRIPTDYRQWTHDFDYFNLDEPVFEHLDGYLEALRSRGLHMSLNVHRAPGYCINRNDLERHNLWKDEIAQDAFVHLWETFARRYKGVPSSQLSFDLLNEPPNEGEYGFTRDIHQRVMRRTVGAIRAIDPDREIVLDGIGGGHYAMPELADLGVVHSGRGYQPMPVSHYHASWWGPGMSLPEPIYPGTPWEGKIWDKETLRELFETWRDVERMGVRIHMGEFGCYNQTPNDVALRWFADLFSLWHEYSWGFSFWNFDGPFGIVDHGRPGARYEQIDGYNVDIDLFKLVMEARV from the coding sequence ATGTTCTACGGCTTTAATTTTCTTTGGATGTACACCTGGTCTCCCGATAGACCTCCCCTTCCGGCGGACGAGAAGGCGTTGGATTTTTTGGTTCATAACGGGTTCAACTTCGTTCGTATTCCGACCGACTATCGTCAGTGGACACACGACTTCGACTATTTCAACCTCGATGAGCCGGTCTTTGAGCATCTTGATGGTTATCTGGAGGCATTGCGCTCTCGCGGGCTGCACATGTCGCTCAACGTCCATCGGGCTCCGGGATACTGTATTAACCGTAACGATCTAGAGCGACATAATCTTTGGAAGGACGAGATCGCCCAGGACGCTTTCGTCCACCTTTGGGAGACCTTCGCCCGGCGATACAAAGGGGTTCCGAGTAGCCAGCTAAGCTTCGACCTCTTGAACGAGCCGCCGAACGAGGGAGAGTACGGGTTCACGCGCGATATCCACCAGCGGGTGATGCGGCGGACGGTGGGGGCCATCCGCGCCATCGATCCCGACCGGGAGATTGTGCTCGACGGCATTGGAGGCGGGCACTACGCGATGCCGGAGCTGGCGGACCTTGGAGTGGTCCATAGCGGGCGAGGCTACCAGCCGATGCCGGTCAGCCACTACCACGCATCGTGGTGGGGACCTGGAATGTCGTTGCCCGAGCCGATCTATCCAGGTACGCCGTGGGAAGGCAAGATCTGGGACAAGGAGACGCTACGCGAGCTATTCGAGACCTGGCGCGACGTCGAGCGGATGGGGGTGCGCATCCACATGGGCGAGTTCGGCTGCTACAACCAAACCCCGAACGACGTCGCCCTCCGCTGGTTCGCCGACCTCTTCTCCCTCTGGCACGAGTACAGCTGGGGATTCTCCTTCTGGAATTTCGACGGCCCGTTCGGCATCGTCGACCACGGCCGCCCCGGCGCCCGCTACGAGCAGATCGACGGCTACAACGTCGACATCGATTTGTTTAAGCTCGTGATGGAAGCCCGCGTGTAA
- a CDS encoding carbohydrate ABC transporter permease, producing the protein MKAPRREMWIVYTLLAFGAIVLALPFYYMLITSFKSMNEIAEPGMSMLVKKPTVQPYVDLLNDPSHLVVGATWNSFVIGIFATGGTMLLCTLAGYAFAKHRFPGKEAIFMVLLATMMIPGSVLLVPSFLLLRDFGWLDTWLPLIIPGLAGAFGVFLARQFMEKIPDSLIECAKIEGSGEWRIFFQIVLPLSKPLLATLGIMSFLGSWNSFLGPLIILLDEKKFTLPLVVAMLQGRFPGKDNMQMAGAMISILPVLILFFIFQRQIVQSLASSGLKEG; encoded by the coding sequence ATGAAAGCACCCAGGCGAGAGATGTGGATCGTCTACACTTTGCTGGCCTTTGGGGCGATTGTGTTGGCGCTCCCGTTCTACTACATGCTCATCACCTCGTTTAAATCGATGAACGAGATCGCCGAGCCGGGCATGAGCATGCTCGTAAAGAAGCCGACCGTCCAGCCATACGTCGACCTTCTGAACGACCCCTCGCACTTGGTCGTCGGTGCGACTTGGAACAGCTTTGTAATCGGTATTTTCGCTACCGGCGGCACCATGCTGCTCTGCACTTTGGCCGGTTACGCGTTTGCCAAACACCGGTTTCCTGGCAAGGAGGCCATCTTCATGGTCCTGCTCGCCACGATGATGATCCCTGGGAGCGTGTTGCTCGTTCCGAGTTTCCTCCTGCTTCGCGACTTCGGGTGGCTCGATACGTGGCTGCCGCTCATCATTCCTGGCTTGGCGGGCGCCTTCGGAGTTTTCCTTGCCCGCCAATTCATGGAAAAGATCCCGGACTCCTTGATCGAGTGCGCAAAGATCGAGGGGAGTGGCGAGTGGCGTATCTTCTTCCAGATCGTGTTGCCGCTTTCGAAGCCGTTACTGGCCACCCTCGGCATCATGTCCTTTCTAGGTTCCTGGAACTCGTTCCTCGGGCCGTTGATCATTCTGCTCGACGAGAAGAAATTCACCCTCCCTTTGGTGGTAGCGATGCTCCAAGGTCGCTTCCCCGGTAAGGATAACATGCAAATGGCCGGCGCCATGATCTCCATCCTCCCCGTGCTGATCCTCTTCTTCATCTTCCAACGCCAGATCGTCCAGAGCCTCGCGAGTAGTGGCCTTAAGGAGGGATAG
- a CDS encoding extracellular solute-binding protein → MEKSPRFYRRLSSFFVFLLLLLAQAPAQRTLKFWAVTGSVLDVEMYRSIARDFERANNVHVEVTPIAWGNFQMKYFTAMAAGLPPDIGVTNLGGPFDYGTVGGLVDLLADFPEEAKELEKQFDPKLLEMFGVGGKLYGIPCDLSTLVTYYRTDIFKKLGLRAPQTWSELNKTIGTLEANGYQYYFGFTNGAQWAIGLYTMPYGLPGLQRKPDGTLTVNWENPKYQEAVMEALRLWHMHNSPGKDLGSRVVGMFRSDNPGEAIPLMLELHTNFSGIHHDVPELDGKWDIAPWPKADDGRPYNVMGGTSYVIFRKSKMKREAMAWMRYLLSNPVQEKMVLMHLQRSTDLGMPLPSPKSMWSNEAESFWNQPSLASSRKLFDVLRSVYPSFATVEPIHGSTEANRLESNLLDQMGTYILDHLDGLARQKGMSRSELIRAFGAGKFTDEHAALEQDIAAQLKKGYGEIAPKALELLRSETARYQARYGDIIDRLPQLERQTNILDYVKWAAAAVLFGLTALVVGRPKYRKHAISYLFVATPLVLAIVFVFVPAVVALFLSMTDYHPVLPLSTAAWVGTENYKTIVHSGDLTASFGRTIVYALFSMPVGIVISLVCAYLLNYKLKGQRFWRFLYFSPLVTSVVSIALIFGQLFLGGPQGWLNALLMKLHLVKDPIQFLTSEHYFLDCVIILAIWQGLAFTILVFLAGLQQVPDALYEAAEIDGAGTSRRFWHIALPGIRPQLFFVTVLGLIGSFQVFEVIYTLAGKSGDAGARFGPNDSALTVVPLIFHTAFETYEMGKSAAIAYVLFAVILLLTAAQAFFYRRAEARS, encoded by the coding sequence ATGGAAAAGTCGCCCAGGTTCTACCGCCGGCTCTCAAGCTTCTTCGTCTTTTTGCTTCTCCTCTTGGCGCAGGCTCCGGCACAGCGGACCCTCAAGTTTTGGGCGGTCACCGGCAGCGTGCTCGACGTGGAAATGTACCGGTCGATCGCTCGCGACTTCGAACGAGCAAACAACGTTCACGTGGAAGTGACACCGATCGCGTGGGGAAACTTCCAGATGAAGTACTTCACCGCGATGGCGGCCGGCCTTCCGCCGGATATCGGGGTGACCAACCTGGGAGGGCCATTCGACTACGGAACCGTCGGCGGGCTCGTCGACCTGCTGGCCGACTTTCCTGAAGAGGCGAAGGAGCTCGAAAAGCAGTTCGACCCAAAGCTGCTGGAGATGTTCGGTGTCGGCGGGAAGCTGTACGGGATCCCATGCGATCTCTCGACGCTGGTCACCTATTACCGAACCGATATCTTTAAGAAGCTCGGCCTGCGGGCGCCGCAAACCTGGTCGGAGCTGAATAAGACGATCGGAACCCTCGAGGCGAACGGCTACCAGTACTACTTCGGATTCACGAACGGCGCCCAGTGGGCGATCGGCCTGTACACAATGCCGTACGGGCTCCCGGGACTCCAGCGAAAGCCGGACGGCACGCTGACGGTGAACTGGGAAAATCCCAAGTACCAAGAAGCGGTGATGGAGGCGCTCCGCCTTTGGCACATGCACAACTCGCCGGGGAAGGATCTGGGCAGCCGCGTCGTCGGCATGTTCCGGTCGGACAACCCCGGCGAAGCGATCCCACTGATGTTGGAACTCCACACCAACTTCAGCGGCATCCACCACGATGTGCCGGAGCTAGACGGAAAGTGGGACATCGCTCCCTGGCCCAAGGCGGACGACGGGAGGCCGTACAACGTTATGGGCGGCACTTCGTACGTCATCTTTCGAAAATCGAAGATGAAACGGGAAGCGATGGCTTGGATGCGCTACCTCCTTTCAAACCCGGTTCAGGAAAAGATGGTGCTGATGCACCTGCAGCGCTCGACCGATCTGGGAATGCCGCTCCCCTCGCCGAAATCGATGTGGTCGAACGAAGCCGAATCGTTTTGGAACCAGCCGTCCCTGGCTTCGAGCCGAAAGCTTTTCGACGTCCTTCGCTCGGTCTACCCTTCGTTCGCGACCGTCGAGCCGATCCACGGATCGACCGAGGCGAACCGGTTGGAGTCGAACCTGCTCGACCAAATGGGCACATACATCCTGGACCACCTCGATGGGCTCGCCCGACAAAAGGGGATGTCGCGATCGGAGCTGATCCGGGCGTTCGGAGCGGGGAAATTTACCGATGAGCACGCCGCGTTAGAGCAGGACATCGCCGCCCAGCTTAAGAAGGGATACGGAGAGATCGCTCCCAAGGCCCTTGAACTGCTGCGCTCCGAAACTGCCCGCTATCAGGCTCGGTACGGAGACATTATCGATCGTCTGCCGCAGCTCGAGAGGCAAACGAACATTCTCGACTACGTTAAGTGGGCCGCGGCGGCGGTGCTGTTTGGACTCACGGCCCTGGTCGTAGGGCGCCCTAAATACCGCAAGCACGCGATCTCCTATCTCTTCGTCGCCACTCCGCTCGTCCTGGCCATCGTCTTCGTGTTCGTTCCGGCGGTCGTCGCCCTCTTTCTCTCGATGACGGACTACCATCCCGTGCTGCCGCTCTCGACCGCAGCCTGGGTGGGGACCGAAAATTACAAAACGATCGTCCATTCCGGCGACCTAACCGCCAGCTTTGGGCGCACCATCGTTTACGCGCTTTTCTCGATGCCGGTGGGCATTGTGATTTCGCTGGTGTGCGCCTACCTGCTGAACTATAAGTTGAAGGGGCAGCGATTTTGGCGCTTCCTGTACTTCTCGCCGCTGGTCACCAGCGTGGTGTCGATTGCGCTGATCTTCGGCCAGCTTTTCCTCGGCGGTCCCCAGGGGTGGCTAAACGCGTTATTGATGAAGTTGCACCTGGTCAAGGACCCGATTCAGTTCCTTACCTCCGAGCACTACTTTCTCGACTGCGTCATCATTCTCGCGATTTGGCAAGGGCTGGCGTTCACCATCCTGGTATTCCTTGCCGGACTCCAGCAGGTGCCCGATGCCCTTTATGAAGCGGCCGAGATCGACGGCGCGGGGACCAGCCGGCGGTTTTGGCATATCGCGTTACCGGGCATCCGTCCGCAATTGTTCTTCGTCACAGTACTAGGCCTCATCGGTTCGTTTCAGGTTTTCGAGGTGATCTATACCTTGGCCGGAAAGAGCGGGGATGCCGGCGCGAGATTCGGGCCGAACGACTCCGCGCTTACGGTCGTACCTTTGATCTTTCATACCGCCTTCGAGACCTATGAAATGGGCAAATCGGCCGCCATCGCTTACGTGCTATTTGCGGTGATCTTGCTCCTCACCGCCGCTCAGGCGTTCTTCTACCGCCGTGCGGAGGCACGTTCATGA
- a CDS encoding glycoside hydrolase family 2 protein, producing the protein MRTRSLDSGWRFRCLDEAPDYHQPQLQRVGFREAEVPGCVHLDLVRHGIIPDPFIAMHEPGVAWVDERRWSYETTFEWTPSPDHPIRVLRFEGLDTVCEVFLNGESVARHDNMFVPLEIDVTSRLQRGKNELRIDFESAVKVGQGRRREYFDANGIDWKTQWFDERAFVRKAQYMSGWDWGPRLVSCGIWQPVKLLEFRGRIRRISYLQERLSSGRFRVVAEPEIEGEGRLAVAFGDQTRSGGDPLEFELAPELWWPNGEGAQTLYPAIATMDTGHRVEKQIGFRTARLLRERDDHGRSFEFEVNGRRIYARGANWIPNDSFPSRICPCDISTQIARYKGLGLNMLRVWGGGFYESEAFYDECDLRGILVWQDFPFACSYYPDGAAEKEIVRKEATEQVLRLRDRASLALWCGNNENEALWLGKWGGAELAPPRYFGEEIYSEVLRDVVEELDPAHDYIRTSPTAVEPEEEVPGLTEENWGDAHYWDVWHGRGDWVHYSDSQTRFSSEFGFASSPSLDAWRQIGAGSEVDSEVAWWHNKTGKTPEVFRGYAGLHYPEPQTLENWTYISQLNQRDALRHGIEYFRRNELCRGTLIWQMNDCWPVQSWAVEDYSRLLKPAGHELRRLYAPTMLSLAVGESDAELYVAHEGPEPFDGNATVDAFDTLTGERTPLGAFPVTVCPGGRAKLSIAIARFTRNRTAIRAAIAGQDGSERWAWLCEPKDLQLKPVRLTARASEELSVEVGGFVADLVVWDDDDLFAVRNRIDCEEGWEAMTAANTAVIYNLASRPVRLRARSLAGEHEISMD; encoded by the coding sequence ATGCGTACTCGATCACTTGATTCCGGCTGGCGCTTCCGCTGCCTCGACGAGGCGCCCGACTACCACCAACCGCAGCTTCAGCGGGTCGGTTTTCGAGAAGCGGAGGTCCCCGGTTGCGTGCATCTCGACCTGGTGCGTCACGGAATCATTCCGGACCCGTTCATCGCGATGCACGAGCCTGGAGTTGCCTGGGTAGATGAGCGGCGCTGGTCGTACGAGACCACCTTCGAGTGGACTCCTTCTCCGGATCACCCGATCCGCGTGCTTCGATTCGAGGGGCTGGACACGGTTTGCGAGGTGTTCCTAAATGGAGAGTCGGTCGCCCGTCACGACAATATGTTTGTGCCGCTGGAGATCGACGTGACATCGCGGCTCCAACGTGGGAAGAACGAGCTACGGATCGACTTCGAGTCGGCGGTCAAGGTCGGGCAGGGACGCCGGCGGGAATATTTCGATGCCAACGGCATCGACTGGAAAACCCAGTGGTTCGACGAGCGAGCATTCGTTCGTAAAGCCCAATACATGTCCGGATGGGATTGGGGCCCTAGGCTGGTGTCGTGCGGCATCTGGCAGCCGGTCAAGCTTCTCGAGTTCCGGGGGCGGATCCGACGGATCAGCTATCTGCAGGAGCGACTCTCATCTGGCAGGTTTCGCGTCGTCGCCGAACCGGAGATTGAAGGAGAAGGGAGGCTGGCAGTCGCCTTCGGCGATCAAACCCGATCGGGCGGCGACCCGTTGGAGTTCGAGCTCGCGCCCGAACTGTGGTGGCCGAACGGCGAGGGAGCGCAAACCCTTTATCCGGCCATCGCCACGATGGACACGGGGCATCGAGTCGAGAAGCAGATCGGGTTTCGAACCGCGCGGCTCCTTCGGGAGCGGGACGACCACGGGCGCTCGTTCGAATTCGAAGTCAACGGACGGCGAATCTACGCCCGGGGGGCGAACTGGATTCCGAACGACTCGTTCCCTTCCCGCATCTGCCCATGCGACATTTCCACCCAGATCGCCCGTTACAAAGGGCTTGGGCTGAACATGCTGCGGGTGTGGGGCGGAGGATTTTATGAGTCCGAGGCGTTCTACGACGAATGCGACCTGCGCGGGATCTTGGTCTGGCAAGATTTTCCGTTCGCGTGCAGCTACTATCCGGACGGAGCGGCTGAGAAGGAGATCGTCCGCAAAGAAGCGACGGAGCAAGTCCTGCGCTTGCGCGATCGCGCGAGCCTAGCGCTTTGGTGCGGGAACAACGAAAACGAGGCGTTGTGGCTGGGCAAATGGGGCGGCGCGGAGCTGGCTCCGCCCAGGTACTTCGGCGAGGAGATCTACTCGGAGGTGCTACGAGACGTAGTCGAGGAGCTCGATCCGGCCCACGACTACATAAGAACCAGCCCTACGGCGGTGGAGCCGGAAGAAGAGGTTCCCGGGCTTACCGAGGAAAATTGGGGCGATGCCCACTACTGGGACGTGTGGCACGGGCGAGGGGACTGGGTCCACTACTCCGATTCTCAGACCCGTTTCTCCTCCGAGTTCGGCTTTGCCTCTTCGCCATCGTTAGACGCTTGGCGGCAGATCGGCGCGGGGTCGGAAGTCGACTCGGAAGTTGCTTGGTGGCATAACAAGACCGGGAAAACGCCGGAGGTTTTCCGGGGTTACGCCGGGCTGCACTACCCGGAGCCACAAACGTTGGAAAATTGGACGTACATCTCGCAGCTCAACCAGCGCGATGCGCTCCGGCACGGCATCGAATATTTCCGGCGAAACGAGCTTTGCCGGGGAACGCTGATTTGGCAGATGAACGATTGCTGGCCGGTGCAGAGTTGGGCGGTCGAGGACTATTCAAGACTTCTTAAACCCGCGGGGCACGAACTGCGGCGGCTGTACGCACCGACGATGCTCTCGCTAGCCGTCGGAGAGTCGGACGCCGAGCTTTATGTCGCTCACGAGGGCCCGGAGCCGTTCGACGGAAACGCTACCGTCGATGCATTCGACACCCTCACCGGCGAGCGAACCCCGCTGGGAGCTTTTCCAGTTACCGTCTGCCCGGGGGGCCGGGCAAAGCTTTCGATCGCGATTGCTCGATTCACGAGGAACCGCACCGCGATCCGGGCGGCGATCGCCGGGCAAGACGGAAGCGAACGCTGGGCCTGGCTCTGCGAGCCTAAAGATCTTCAACTGAAACCGGTCCGATTGACGGCAAGAGCCAGCGAAGAACTATCGGTCGAGGTCGGCGGATTCGTGGCCGATCTGGTGGTGTGGGACGATGACGACCTGTTTGCCGTGAGGAACCGTATAGACTGCGAAGAGGGCTGGGAAGCGATGACTGCCGCAAATACCGCGGTGATCTACAACCTGGCTTCTAGGCCGGTTCGGTTGAGAGCGAGATCCTTGGCCGGCGAGCACGAGATATCGATGGATTAA
- a CDS encoding GntR family transcriptional regulator, translated as MLRNSYQRIAAELRKRIDAGTVESGSLLPTERELQGEFEASRSTVRRALAHLVESGYAQSVPNRGVVAGRANLSRRTGNVALIDSGSYVLRVMGMRFAERLRDEGMYLVHLGGSVEYPTEYALQTALDNDFSGAIVWPYRSFPDNEFISRAAGQLPIVSLDHRLEGAETDLVTFDHETAAADATTRLIAQGCRRIAVTGMMDALEITHQRFRGYMRAMFAHGLQPQPRDFVFCMTSGTTDPDPYPLESRLRKPDRPDGLLVLQDFLVPPAVEAALRCGLSLPHDLKVTALGDDIDLTVDGVGLTAIAFDWDSMADEAFRLLLDRIANPNQPARTRIVPHRLIVRGLCGAPREAWTPAPERLSGFGGDLPVPRSRYQYTSRWDVQGDSATDSILK; from the coding sequence ATGCTGCGCAACAGTTACCAACGAATCGCCGCGGAATTGCGGAAACGGATCGATGCGGGGACGGTCGAGTCCGGCTCCCTGCTGCCGACGGAGCGAGAGCTCCAGGGTGAATTCGAAGCCAGCCGGAGCACGGTTCGCCGCGCGTTGGCCCATCTGGTCGAATCGGGGTACGCCCAAAGCGTGCCCAACCGAGGCGTGGTCGCGGGGCGGGCGAATCTATCCCGTCGCACCGGCAACGTCGCCCTCATCGATTCCGGCTCGTATGTGCTCCGGGTGATGGGGATGCGGTTCGCCGAGCGGCTTCGCGACGAAGGGATGTACCTGGTTCACCTCGGCGGCAGCGTCGAGTATCCAACCGAATACGCGCTCCAGACTGCGCTGGATAACGACTTCTCCGGCGCTATCGTGTGGCCCTACCGCTCGTTTCCAGATAACGAATTCATCTCGAGAGCCGCCGGCCAACTGCCGATCGTGTCGCTGGACCACCGTCTGGAAGGGGCGGAAACGGACCTCGTGACCTTCGACCACGAAACGGCCGCCGCCGATGCGACTACGAGGCTCATTGCCCAAGGTTGCCGGCGCATCGCGGTAACCGGGATGATGGACGCGCTGGAGATCACTCACCAGCGGTTCCGTGGGTACATGCGGGCGATGTTCGCGCACGGACTACAACCTCAACCGAGGGACTTCGTCTTCTGCATGACAAGTGGCACGACCGACCCCGACCCTTATCCGCTCGAATCCAGGTTGCGAAAACCGGACCGGCCCGACGGCCTACTCGTCCTTCAGGATTTCCTCGTTCCGCCCGCCGTCGAGGCAGCCCTACGGTGTGGGCTTTCCCTTCCGCACGACCTCAAGGTGACCGCCCTCGGCGACGATATCGACCTTACGGTGGACGGCGTAGGGCTTACCGCGATCGCGTTCGATTGGGATTCGATGGCCGACGAAGCGTTCCGCCTGCTATTGGACCGCATCGCGAACCCGAATCAACCGGCTCGTACGCGCATCGTGCCGCACCGGCTTATCGTTCGCGGTTTGTGCGGAGCTCCTCGCGAAGCGTGGACGCCGGCTCCGGAGCGGCTCAGCGGCTTTGGTGGCGACCTACCGGTTCCCCGATCCCGATATCAATACACCTCTCGCTGGGATGTCCAGGGCGATAGCGCGACCGATTCGATTCTGAAGTAG
- a CDS encoding glycosyl hydrolase: MLTLALLLGIQTPRISIRLEAENGTLSGPVQEALGTGYSGTGYVTGFTHGSDWVTWRYPAHPGIYDVAIGYRAGSQKGFDLRVNGHSQTGMFAATGERFGVAEAGKVELVEGDNEIALGKGWGYYDIDYIELRPSKPFPAPKRPPLRLSDPLASPHTRDLMRRLIGAYGRRTFTGQYELPDSDFVRTKVGVTPAIIGGDFMTYSPSRAEHGEKPSGITETLIDEAKKGSIVTLSWHWNAPVGLLDKKYKDAQGREIDASWYKGFYTNASTFDVAKAMADPASEERRLLLRDIDVIAVELKKFAALDIPVLWRPLHEAEGGWFWWGAKGAEPTKQLWRLLREQLIGKHGLHNLIWVYNSVNPSWYPGDDAVDIMAIDRYPGDRTDPLTGDWSDLQRRFDGKKLLAIAEFPGAPDIERMHRFGARWSFFVSWVGDLGARGTDPALLERTYKSKRAVNRK, encoded by the coding sequence ATGCTGACGCTCGCCCTACTTCTCGGAATCCAGACGCCCCGTATCTCCATCCGCCTCGAGGCGGAGAACGGAACCTTGAGCGGACCGGTCCAAGAGGCGCTCGGGACCGGGTATTCCGGGACCGGCTACGTCACCGGCTTCACCCATGGCAGCGACTGGGTGACCTGGCGCTACCCGGCGCATCCCGGGATCTACGACGTGGCCATCGGGTATCGGGCCGGAAGCCAGAAGGGGTTCGACCTTCGCGTGAACGGACACTCTCAGACCGGAATGTTTGCTGCCACCGGTGAGCGGTTCGGCGTCGCGGAAGCCGGGAAAGTCGAGCTCGTGGAGGGGGACAACGAAATTGCCCTCGGCAAAGGATGGGGATATTACGACATCGACTACATCGAGCTCCGCCCATCCAAACCATTTCCCGCGCCCAAGAGACCGCCGCTTCGACTGAGCGACCCACTTGCCTCGCCCCATACCCGCGACCTGATGCGCCGGCTAATCGGCGCGTACGGACGCCGGACGTTTACCGGCCAGTACGAGCTGCCAGATTCGGACTTCGTGCGCACAAAGGTCGGAGTTACCCCCGCGATCATTGGCGGTGACTTCATGACATATTCGCCTTCGCGCGCGGAGCACGGCGAGAAACCGAGCGGCATCACCGAGACCTTGATCGACGAGGCAAAGAAAGGCTCGATCGTTACCCTCTCGTGGCATTGGAACGCTCCCGTCGGCCTTCTCGATAAGAAATACAAAGATGCTCAGGGCCGAGAGATCGATGCGAGCTGGTACAAGGGGTTCTACACCAACGCCTCCACGTTTGACGTGGCGAAGGCGATGGCCGACCCCGCTTCCGAGGAGCGTCGTCTGCTCCTTCGCGACATCGACGTCATTGCCGTCGAACTAAAGAAGTTCGCCGCCCTCGACATCCCGGTTCTCTGGCGGCCGCTGCACGAAGCCGAGGGCGGATGGTTCTGGTGGGGAGCCAAAGGCGCCGAGCCGACTAAACAGTTGTGGCGCCTGCTGCGTGAGCAGCTTATCGGCAAGCACGGCCTGCACAACCTGATCTGGGTCTACAACTCGGTGAACCCGAGTTGGTATCCCGGTGACGACGCCGTCGATATCATGGCGATCGACCGTTATCCGGGCGACCGCACCGACCCGCTAACCGGCGATTGGTCCGATCTTCAACGTCGATTCGACGGCAAGAAGCTCCTCGCCATCGCCGAATTCCCCGGCGCCCCCGACATCGAGCGGATGCACCGCTTCGGCGCCCGATGGTCCTTCTTCGTCTCTTGGGTGGGTGACCTGGGAGCAAGAGGTACCGACCCCGCCCTGCTGGAGCGGACCTACAAGTCAAAAAGGGCCGTTAACCGTAAGTAG